The sequence CCGGGCCATGCCGTCGGTCTCGATCGCGAAGTCGTGGACACCGCCGCTGTGGTGACACTTCACTCGGATCCCCTCCCCGCGTGGTCCGGGGTGTTCGGCCACTCCCTGTGCTCGCTGGGGACCCGTGTGGCCGGGGGGCTGGGGGCACCGGGCGAATGTGCCGGGGCGCTCCGCCCAGCAGTACCCGTACCCGATCGGCGCGCTCACCGCCGTGCCTTCTTCCACGCTCGGCCGAGCCGTATGACGGTCGCGCACTGCGCTCCCGTACGGCAGGCGTCGCACGCCAGGGTGTGCCCGAGGTACGCCAGATACGCGCGCTCCGGGGGCGGGACTGCGGTCCGCCGCTGCGTCGACGCCATCACCGGGCCGCCCTCCGCCCCGAGCACGCCAGGGCGTCCACGCACTCACGGGGGAACCACGCGTACGCGGCACCGGTGGCGGGGGTGACGCGCTGCTCGCCGAGGTCGACACCGAGGTCCTTGCCGAGCGGTGACCGGCACCACACGCAATGCCAACCGCGCTGCTGCTGTTCCGACAGTGCACTGACCGGCGGTAGCTGTTGCACAGCCATGGGGCCCCCTGAGTCATCGGAGTGGACCTCAGACCGTAGGGACCGCCTGTGCGTGCACACCAGCCATGTGCAGATCTGTGCGCACGACCCCTCTTTCAGGGGCAGTGGCTATCCCGCACCTTTGACCGAAGTTCCAATCTGCTCAACGGTGTTGCACACAACTGCACACCACCCAGCCGGAGGTCGCACCATGTCGCTACTGTTCATCGGGATCGATCCCGAGACCGGGGACCACGAGAGCCCGACCGTGTGGGTCGACCAGGAGAACAAGGAACTCGTCTTCCAGGGGTGGAAGCCGAGAGCCAAACTTGAAGCCGAATGCGCGGCGCTGAAACTGCCCGGCCACGCCGCAGGAATCCCGGACACCGAGGCCGTCATCCGCATCCCCGCCAGGATGGCGGACATGATCAGGAAGGCGTGCGATGCCGTCGAACGTGCCAACGACGTTCCGTGACCTGCTAGCTGGGTGCGAGCAGTCCGCCGTGCACCTCGAAATGCGTGACGCCTACGCCGTCGACTACGAGAAGGGGCCGTTCGCCGAGTGGCGGTCCGGCTACCGGCACGACCCGGCAGACCGGGCATCCTGGTGGCGGCCCTGGCTCGATATTGTCGCCGACACCGTGGACCGCGGCGTCGTCATGCGTCGGGCCCGCATTGTGTCCGAGCCTGTCAGTGAGTACATCCGCTACGAGCACTCCGGCACCTTCACGAACATCGCGGCCGGGGAACAGGTGCGGTGGCTGCCCCGACGCGAGACATCGGGGATCGCCCTGCCCGGCAACGACTTCTGGCTCTTTGACGACCAGCTGGTCCAGTGGAACCACTTCGCCGGTGACGGCTCGTCCCAGGGCCCCGAGATCAACCGCGACCCGGCAGCGGTGAAGCTCTGCAGCGAAGCCTTCGAAAGAGTCTGGGACCGGGCTGTACCGCACGACCAGTACAAGATCCGCTAGTGGCCGCACCCGGACAGGCCAGCACATGACCACATCCCCGTCCTCCTCTGCTCAGGCTGCGCGGGAAATCGTCGCCCAGCGACTGCGTGACCTTCGCAGGGCGGCAGGGCTCACGGTCGTGGAGCTGGCCACCGGGTGCGGCTGGCACCACGCGAAGACGTCCCGGATCGAGAACGCGCGCACTGCCCCGACGGCCACGGACATCCGGCTGTGGTGCCGCACCCTCGGAGTCGACGAGCAGGCAGATGACCTGATTGCACAGTCGCTGCACGCCGAGTCGATGTACACCGAGTGGCGCCACCGGACACGCAGCGGGCTGAAGCAGCTCCAGGACAGTGCCGTGACGTTCTTCCACCAGACCGAACTGTTCCGTGTCTACTCTTCATCTCTGGTTCCCGGCCTGCTCCAGACCGAGGGCTACGCGGCGGCTGTGCTCGGGATGAGTGCCCGCTTCCGCGACCTGCCCGTCGACGACAGCGCAGAAGCAGCCCGCGCCCGGGTGGAGCGCTCGCGCATCATCCATGAGCGAGGCCACCGCTTCGTCCTCCTCGTTGAAGAGGCTGTCCTTCACTACCGGATCGGGGACGCCGACGCGATGGCAGCCCAGCTCGGACACCTCCTCACTGCCGGCGCTCTGCCTGCGGTGTCGCTCGGCATTATCCCGGCGGTCGCGCACCGCGAGCAGTGGCCGCGAGAGACCTTTCACGTCTACGACGACACGTTGGTTTCGGTCGAGCTGATTTCTGCACAGGTCCGCATCACACAGCCCAGCGAGATCGCGCTCTACGCGAAGGCGTTCGAGCAAATGCGACGGACCGCCGTGTACGGGGCAGCGGCGCGAGCCCTCGTTGTGAAGGCCATCGAAGCCCTAGCCTGACCCCAGACGCGCGAAAGAGCCCCCTCCGCCCGAAGGCGAAGGGGGCAACCCTGCAGTGCAGGGACCATGGCTCCGATGGCATCCATCAGGTCGTAGAGCTGGGGACCATCCCCGCGCCTGCGGGGAGCACAGTTCCTGACCTGCGGGTTTACGCACCCAGACCACAAGAATTTGTGCCTTCACTGCCCCGGATCCTACCGGCGACGGTCATACCGCCGCAGGACTCACGAGCACTTCCTCCGGCGGGCAGGTCTGATCGGCGCGGCCGTCCGCTCCGGCCCTACCATCCGACCCGTCCTTCCCTGCGGCACTCGCAGGACCAGCAGGACCAGGCACGGTGGAGTCGGCACCCGTCTGCCCAGCCGCACCGGACAGCCAGCCCTGAAGGGCGGGGCTCGATGGCCGTCGAGATCACCGTCATGCTCTGTCCGCACCGGCTCGCGGCATCGGCCGCCATCACCCTCCGGGCCTCGTCTCCTTGGCCATGCGGCGTCCCCGCACCCTGTTTATGATGGATAAATAGAAATAAGCAACACAAAGCATGACTGATGGGTCAGTGCTCGGCGGTGGAGTCGAGGAACTCCCTGACGGCATCGACCGTCACGCGGCAGCACCGGGCCCGGTCCCGTACGCGAAGGCGCCGAGGCGAGCCCGAACACCGCGGCACACACCATCGCGATGCTCGGCGTGCGAGGACAGCGCGAACCGCCTCCTCCCCCAACGCCCCCTCCTTGACCACGATTGGGTACCGGTTACTGGGCCGTCAATCCCGAACCACCTTGCCAGGAGCCTGAGATGGCTGAGGAAGAGAGAGGAGCGGCAGGCGTCGCCGCCCTCGCTGAAGCGAACGCTCCGGGGTTCGAGACCCTCGTCCGGATGACACTCGACACGTTCGGGCGGTCCGGGCCGGACCAGGGGACGTGTCTGCTTGCACGTATCGCGGCACTGGTGACCATTGACGCCTCTGCCCACGGCAAGGCCGACCGGCCCGGCCTGACGTCGGGTTCCGGCCGGCTCGCTCACCCGGGGCCGAAGGCCCCCCTCCCGCATGCACTGCGACCTCGGACACAGACGACACCGAACAGGAGAAGCAATGGGCAGCTATGTGAATCTCGCCTATGACTACCCGGTCCTCGGAGCCTTCTGGACGGTCATGTGGATCTTCCTGTGGGTCATCTGGCTCTTCCTGCTCTTCCGCGTCGTCGTCGACATCTTCCGCGACGACTCCATGAACGGCTGGGCCAAGACAGGATGGCTGGTCTTCACGATCGTCCTCCCCTTCCTGGGCGTCTTCGTCTACCTCATCGCCCGGGGCAAGAACATGGGCAGCCGCGAACAGGAGCACGCAAGGGTCAAGATGGAAGAGACGAACCGCTACATCCGCGAGGCGGTCGGCACCACCGAGCCTGCCGGCGCGGTGGACCAACTCGCCAAGCTCTCGGAGATCCGGGCCCGAGGTGACATCTCCGACGAGGAGTTCCGCCTGGCCAAGGAGAAAGTCCTTCGCTCGTAACAGCACACGAGGCAAGGCCCGGTCAGGAGAGCGAGGGCCAGGAGCGAGTTCGGCCATCCGTTCAATCGCCGCCCTCCGGCCGCTGTGCCATCCGCTCGGCATCAGTGGTCGCGCGGCCGGTGGCGGCGAGGAGGGCGAGCAACGCCAGCACAGCGAGCAGAATGATGACCAGCAGCAGCACGGCCAGAGCCGTCGGGTGGTTCCAGAGCGCGAAGACCAGAGCCACGGCCAGCAGGGCGGCCGCAGAGAGCCGACGGCGGTGGGCCTGGGTCCAGGTTCCCGCCCGGCCGGTGCGGATCCGGTGGGCGTACGCCCATTGTGCCGCGGATCCCGCGGCGCGCTCGGAGACGTCCCGGACGGCGCGCGGGAGTCGCCCGGGGCCGATCAGGTAGGCGCCGAGCGCGATGAACACACCGAGGACGATCGCCGTGCGCAGACTGACCTTCAGGAAGTGCAGCAAGGTGTCGAAGACCGCTGCCGCGGCGGCCTCCGACTGGACCTGGGGCGGGAGGTGGTCCAGGTAGTAGCGGCGGGCGATGACCAGGGCGACCGCAACGACCAGGCACCCGAAGGCCGCGCCGAGAGCCGTGCGGGCCAGGGCGCGGCGACGCCGGTGTGCCAGCAGCACGCCGGCCGCGCCGGTCACCACGACGAGCGCAGGAAGCCAGTTCCCGATCGTGTCCAGCAGATGGGCGCCTCTACGGATCTTCTCCAACTGCTCGGACTGGAAGAGCACCATCTGCTTGTCGACCTCGGGGATCCTGGCGGCCGGGGACAGTCCGGCGTCCACGAGGGCCTGTTTGACCTGGTCGACGGCTTCCCCGACATCGAGGGTGACCGTCCCGGCGTCCACGCCCACGGCGCCACGGCCCTCGCCGGTGAGCGCGTGCACGACGGCGGTGTGGGCGGCCCGGTTGGCGTTCGTCCAGAGCTGCTCGAAGCGGTCGCTCCGAACGAAGCGGGTGGCCACCTTCTCGACCGTGTCGTTGATGGCGGCGTCGAGCTGCGGACCCAGCCCCTTCACGGCCTGCGCGGCCCGCGGTGGCAGGCCCTGTGCCTGCAGCCAGGCGGCGATGTCCGAGGCCGCCCGGCGGCCGTCAGCCCGCACATCCACGGCAAGGGTGATGCGCTTGACCGCCGCGTCCTCGATCGCGGGGTCCGAGGCCAGCGGCGAGACCGTTCCCACGAACCGGCCGGTGTCCAGAGCGATGTCGTGCACCCACACCGTCAGCAGCGCGACCGGTACGAGCATGCAGGTGAGCACGATGAGCACTGCCGAGGCGGTGTTCCGCGTGATCCGTACGGCCGGTCCGTGTGTGGACTCACTTCTCGCCGCGCCACCCGCGCTCCCTGCGGGGACGGCAGCGGGCTCGGGCACCTCGTGCGGGCTGGGCATGGGGGCTCCGGCACTACTGGAAAGTTCCTGCCTCCATTACCGTCCTTCCACGGCAAGAGGGCCCGCGCAGGTGGACCATACGGGCGAGACTCGGTCAACCGCCCGGAGCGGCAGCCGCCGACCCACGGGGGACCCGAAGACGCGGCAGCGACGGCGTCTCCGCCGCGTCGGCATGTCGATCGACCGGTCGATTCTGCGGGGACCGCTGGTGCATCGTGCCGCGACGGCGATGAACATGCGGCGCACAGCGCCGGGTGTTGCAATGGATCTGTTGGCGGCAACGCCCTTGCGTGGAACCGCACGGCGACGGCACCGGTCCCCTCGCAGCCGGGTACCGGGTCGCGACCATCGGTCCGTACCGCTGACCGAGAGCCGTACCGGGTCGCGGCCATCGGCCCGTACCGCTGACCGACGTGCTTCCTGTGGGGGTACGAGCGAGGCGTAGGCCCGAATCGTGCCCGACCGCCCGGATGCCGGGTCGGCTCGGCCGCCCCGCTCGGACAGCGGTTGGGGTACCGACGGGACGCGGCGCCCACGTACCGGCCCTCGGCACGGCCCTGCCCGGCAGGAGGCTCCATGCACAGGGACTCCGGGGCGCGCGGGCGCCTCGTACAGCGTTGGTCCGCACGCCTTGCCCTCGTGGCCGGGCTCGCCGCGGTCGTGGTCCTTCTCGTCTTCGCCGGAGTCAAGAGCATCACGCTCCTGGGCTCCGGTCTGGCCGGGTCGGCCATATCGGCCGCGAGCCTGTGGTGGGCACTGACCCTGCGTGGAATCGGCCGACTGCTCGCCTTCGCCCTGGCCGTCGTCGCCCCGCTCGCGGTGCTGGCGCTCTACGCGTGGGCGGAGCTGCTGTGGGTCGTGCTCGTCTCCCTCGCCCTGTGGGCCCTCGGGGTCTCCGCCGGAGGAGCGGCACTCAGCAGGGACATCGGGCAGACCGGCCCCCCGGAGATGCGGACCGCTCCTCCCCGGCACCCCTTCCTCATCATGAATCCACGATCGGGCGGTGGAAAGGTGGGGTTGTTCCATCTCAGGGAAAAGGCCGAGGCCCTCGACGCGGATGTCCTCCTGCTGGACACAGCTCATCAGCAGGATGTGGTGGCGCTCGCCGGCAAGGCGGTCGAACGCGGCGCCGACCTGCTCGGAGTCGCGGGCGGCGACGGCACACAGGCCCTGGTCGCCGGAGTCGCCGCCAGGCACGGCATTCCCTTCATGGTGATCCCGGCCGGGACCCGCAACCACTTCGCCCTCGCCCTCGGCCTGGACCGGGACGACCCGTCGACCTGCCTGGACGCGCTCACCGACGGCGTTGAACTCCGCGTCGACCTCGGCTTCATCGGTGAGCGTGCCTTCGTCAACAACGCGTCCTTCGGCACCTACGCGGCCGTGGTGCAGAGTCCCGCCTACCGCGACGACAAGGTCCGCACCATCCTCCAGACGCTTCCCGACCTGCTGACCCGCCGACGCGGTCCCCGGCTGACCGTCCGCACCCCGGACACGGTCATCGAAGGCCCCCAGGCCGTGCTCGTCAGCAACAACCCCTACCGGATGGGAGACCTCGCCGGCCTCGGGCGCCGTGAGGTCCTGGATTCAGGTGCCCTCGGCGTCCTGGGCATCAATGTCGACAATGCCGCGCAGGCAGCCGAGCTGCTCGCCGGAAGGCGCGCGCCCGGCCTCACCGCCCTGACCGCACAGGAGGTCGTCGTCGATGCGGACGAGCCCGAGATCGAAGCCGGGGTCGACGGTGAGGCACTGACCCTGCCCACGCCCGTACGATGCACGATCCGGCACCGGGCCCTGCGCGTCCGGGTCCCACGGCACCGCCCTGGGGTGCCCCGGACCAGGGCCCGCATGGACTGGCGGCGGCTACGGGAGCTGGCGCTGAGCTGAGGAAGCTGTCGCCCTTCGGACGCCGCCGGCTGAATGACTCCGGCTCAGGACGTTTTCGAGGCGGACCGCTTCGCGGTTCTGCTCCTGCTGGTGCCCGTGCTGCCCCGACCGGGCTCGGCGGGCGCCTTCTTCCGCCCCTTGGCCTTCCCTGTGGCGGCGACCGTCCGCGATTGAGCTGTCCGGGTCGGTGCGGTCGGCCACTTGAACTCGATCTCCAGCTCGATCTCCCCATTGCCGATCCCGACCTCTATCTCGCCACGAAGGTCGTCGGGGATCCGCAGGCTCAGCGTTCCGGAGCCGAGTTCGAGTTCGGCTTCCCCTCCCTCCCTCAGCGCGGCGGCGAGTGCCGTGAGTTGGTCAGCCGCCTCAAGGCGTGACAGAGAGCGCTTCTGCTCGAACTTGAGGTCCTTCATGAGCATCTCCATTCCAGAAGGAAAGTGCGGATAACGCCCATTCTGCTGCCGAGTGCCCGATCGGACATCCTCATGCCCGGCGCCCCCAGGCGCGGGGCCCTGAAGCGTTCTAGGGTGGTGAGGAGTCCCCCGCCCGCGGAATTCGGGCGCTCGCGTACGGAACGAGCGCCGGCCGACCCCGCACGGTCCGGGTGGCCCGCCTACCCGGCGCCGAGCAGTTCGCCGATCACCTGGCGCGCCGTCGCCGCCATCACCAGGTTCGTCTCCCGGTAGTACGAGAGCTCCATGAGCGCGATGGACAGCGCCCATCCCCGCCCCCGCGCCCAGGTCGCGTCGTCCGCCGCCACCGCCGTACGGAAACTCCCCCGGGCCCCGGAGGGCAGCAGGTACCAGGCCGCGATGAGGTCGACCGCGGAGTCGGCCAGGCCCATGCAGCCGAAGTCGATGACCGCGCCGAGCCGGCCGTCCGCGACCAGTACGTTGCCCGGCTGGAGGTCCCCGTGGACCCAGACGGCGGGGCCGGACGCGGCGGGGGCCCGCAGCGCCTCGTCCCATACGGTGGTCGTGGCGGCCGTGTCGAGGTGGCCGCGCAGGGCCACGATGGCGGCTCGGGTCGCGGTGTCCCGGCTCGCCAGCGTTTCGCCGCGGTACGCGACCGGGCCGTCCGCGGGATCGACCCGCCGGATCGCGGTGACGAACTCCGCGAGGTCCGCGGCGAAGGGGAGCGGGTCGACGGGGTTGTCGCGGCCCGGGTTCCCGCCGTCCAGCCAGCGGCACACGGACCAGGACCAGGGGTAGCCCTCCGCCGGTACGCCCTGGGCGAGCGGGGCCGGGATGGCGAACGGGAGCCGCGGGGCGAGGTACGGCAGCCAGCGGCACTCCGTCTCCGCGTCGTTCGCGCCGCCCTCCCGGAGCGGAAGCCGTACGGCCTTGTCGGCGCCGAGGCGGTAGATCGCGTTGACCGTGCCGCGGGAGGCGACCCGCTCCACCGGAAGGTCCGCCCACTGCGGGAACTGCGTGGCGATCAGTCGGCGTACGAGGGGGACATCAGTGGCCATGCCGGTGATCGAACCGGGTTCCCCGCCGCCCCGCAACAGCATTCCTCCGCCTCGCGGATCGCCATC is a genomic window of Streptomyces sp. NBC_01237 containing:
- a CDS encoding DUF6879 family protein, with the protein product MPSNVPTTFRDLLAGCEQSAVHLEMRDAYAVDYEKGPFAEWRSGYRHDPADRASWWRPWLDIVADTVDRGVVMRRARIVSEPVSEYIRYEHSGTFTNIAAGEQVRWLPRRETSGIALPGNDFWLFDDQLVQWNHFAGDGSSQGPEINRDPAAVKLCSEAFERVWDRAVPHDQYKIR
- a CDS encoding helix-turn-helix domain-containing protein: MTTSPSSSAQAAREIVAQRLRDLRRAAGLTVVELATGCGWHHAKTSRIENARTAPTATDIRLWCRTLGVDEQADDLIAQSLHAESMYTEWRHRTRSGLKQLQDSAVTFFHQTELFRVYSSSLVPGLLQTEGYAAAVLGMSARFRDLPVDDSAEAARARVERSRIIHERGHRFVLLVEEAVLHYRIGDADAMAAQLGHLLTAGALPAVSLGIIPAVAHREQWPRETFHVYDDTLVSVELISAQVRITQPSEIALYAKAFEQMRRTAVYGAAARALVVKAIEALA
- a CDS encoding SHOCT domain-containing protein; amino-acid sequence: MGSYVNLAYDYPVLGAFWTVMWIFLWVIWLFLLFRVVVDIFRDDSMNGWAKTGWLVFTIVLPFLGVFVYLIARGKNMGSREQEHARVKMEETNRYIREAVGTTEPAGAVDQLAKLSEIRARGDISDEEFRLAKEKVLRS
- a CDS encoding diacylglycerol/lipid kinase family protein — encoded protein: MHRDSGARGRLVQRWSARLALVAGLAAVVVLLVFAGVKSITLLGSGLAGSAISAASLWWALTLRGIGRLLAFALAVVAPLAVLALYAWAELLWVVLVSLALWALGVSAGGAALSRDIGQTGPPEMRTAPPRHPFLIMNPRSGGGKVGLFHLREKAEALDADVLLLDTAHQQDVVALAGKAVERGADLLGVAGGDGTQALVAGVAARHGIPFMVIPAGTRNHFALALGLDRDDPSTCLDALTDGVELRVDLGFIGERAFVNNASFGTYAAVVQSPAYRDDKVRTILQTLPDLLTRRRGPRLTVRTPDTVIEGPQAVLVSNNPYRMGDLAGLGRREVLDSGALGVLGINVDNAAQAAELLAGRRAPGLTALTAQEVVVDADEPEIEAGVDGEALTLPTPVRCTIRHRALRVRVPRHRPGVPRTRARMDWRRLRELALS
- a CDS encoding amphi-Trp domain-containing protein, with protein sequence MKDLKFEQKRSLSRLEAADQLTALAAALREGGEAELELGSGTLSLRIPDDLRGEIEVGIGNGEIELEIEFKWPTAPTRTAQSRTVAATGKAKGRKKAPAEPGRGSTGTSRSRTAKRSASKTS
- a CDS encoding aminoglycoside phosphotransferase family protein, translated to MATDVPLVRRLIATQFPQWADLPVERVASRGTVNAIYRLGADKAVRLPLREGGANDAETECRWLPYLAPRLPFAIPAPLAQGVPAEGYPWSWSVCRWLDGGNPGRDNPVDPLPFAADLAEFVTAIRRVDPADGPVAYRGETLASRDTATRAAIVALRGHLDTAATTTVWDEALRAPAASGPAVWVHGDLQPGNVLVADGRLGAVIDFGCMGLADSAVDLIAAWYLLPSGARGSFRTAVAADDATWARGRGWALSIALMELSYYRETNLVMAATARQVIGELLGAG